The genomic interval CGCCCGACCAGTCCCCACGCGACGAGAAAATAGACGAACAGCAGGGTCAACCCCGCCAACGCGCCGGCCGCGCCTTCATTGTCGCGCAAAAGGAAACGCGCCTTATCGCCTCGCGTCGGCGGCGCCACCGCGCCCTTGGCGAAGTCGATGGCGACCGTCAGGCCTTGATTGGGATCGAGGGCCGCCGTCGTCTCGAACGCCATGGCGTTCGGCGCCAGCTTCCGCGCGATGGCGTTGCCGGCGCGCGCGCCTTGCCCGCCGGTGAAGAAGTCCGCGCCGGTGATCGTCGCGCCCGGCGGCAGATGCACCTCCGCCCGCACTCGGTCGATCCGGAAATCCCAGCCATTGCCGGTGACGTTCCAATAGATCTCGTCATGATCCTTGAGGAACGCGACCTGCCGGTCGGTGATGTAGCGGAAGCGGAAGACATGCGTCCCGCGGCTCAGCGTCGTGTCGGCGTCGCCCATCCTGAGGCGCCGCCCGTTCTCGATGCCGGATATGTCGGTGGGCGTGTCGCGGCCGTCCAGCGTCGCGCCGACCACGTCGAACGCGACATGCACATTGCCCGAGGCGCGATAGATCGTCGGGAAGTCGCGAAAGATGCCGTGGACGATGAAATCGCCCTGGGCGTTGACCGTGATCGTCTCCTCGACGTCGAGCCGGCCGTCGCGTTCCACCGCGACGTCGGCGCGATAGTCGACGATGCGCTCGATATCGTCGGCGCGCGCCGCGGATGCGGCGCAGGCGATGGCGAGAAGGACGAGGGCGCGCAGCGCGCTACCAGCCGCCGCCGCCGCCACCGCCGCCGCCCCCGCCGGAGAACCCGCCGCCGCCCGATCCCGAACTCGATCCCGGCGCGGTCGAGGCGGACGCCGCGGCGCTGCCGATCGACGAGCCGATGGACGAGGCGAAGCCCGCCGTCCCGAGATTTCCGAAATTGCTTCCCGTGTACCAGACCGGCACGTAGCCGTAGTTGTTGTCCGCGCCCATGCCGGCAGCCGCGGCCTCCGCCTCGAATTTCCGGCTCCACTGGTTCTCGCAATCGAGCGCGATGGCATAGGGCAGGAATTTCTCGAACACCTCGGGCGTGACGTTGGGCGGGTGGAGCATTTCCAGCCGGTCCTTCTCGGCGGTGACGAGGAAGAGCTTGAAGCCGTCGATCTGGTCCAGGATCGCCGCGCCCGCCGCCGTCGGCGCCTTCAGCAGGTAATAGAAGACATAAGCGAGGACGCCGCCCGCCACCAGTGCCGCGAGGGAGGCGGACGAGACCGAGAGGCCGAACATGTAGAAGGCGAAGACGAGGCCGCCGGCGAAGGGGATCGCGAAGATGCTTGTCACCACCGCGCCCGCGAAATTCGCGACGCGCGATCCGGGGCCGGCGAACACGCTCACCCAGCCTTGCCAGGCCTGGTGCAGCAGGAAGGCCGCGGCCACCGACCAGACCGACACGAACAGCATGAGCGGGATCGCGGTGCCCGGCTCCTCCGCCAGCAGCGCCGAGGCGAGGCCCGTCAGGCCCAGGATCGCGAGGCCGCCGGCGAACCAGCCGGCATTGGTGACGAAATAATGCCGCTCGCACTCGTTCTTCAGCCCGTTCTTCAGCGCCGTGATGGCGCGCTGGATGACGGTATGATTGGTCTGCTTGAGTTCGATGGAATCCGTCGGGCTGTCGAACAGCGCATCCGCCATGGCGATCTCGTTCGGCGACAGCCCGCAATCGCCCACCGTCTTGCCCGTCCGCGTCAGCGTATAGGTGCCGCCGTCCTCCGAGATGGTGAGGAAACCCTTCACCGCCATGTTGATGAGCGCCGCCGCGAACGCCTTGCGGTCATAGGCCATCTTGTGGATGAAGCGCACCGATTCCGGCGACAGGCCGGCCGGCGGCGCGAACAGCGGGATGATCGTGCCGCGCCTGGGATCGCGCCCCACATGCCACCAGGCGGCGAGATAGAAGATGGCGAGCACCAGCACGCCGAGCAGGGCGACGAAGGTCCCCGCATTGGCGACGATGTAGTCGCGGCGCAATTCCTCCGCGCTCGGCGGCAGCACCGCGTTCTTGGCGAAGCCGACGGCGATGGTGAGGCCCTGATAGGCCTCCAGCGGCGCCGTCGTCACGAAGCGGATCGTGTCGCTCGAAAGCTGATCGGCGGTCGCGTTGCGGTCGGTCGAGCCCTGGCTGCCGGTATAGACCGCGTCCTGCAGGATGCTCGCGCCCTTGGGCAGGCGCACCGTCGCGGACGCCTTGTCGATCGGAAGCACCCAGCCATTGCCGGTGACGTTCCAGTAGAGCTCGTCGTATTTGACGAAGAAGCCGATCTGCCGCGCCGTGATGTAGGTCAGCACATAGGTGTGGTCGCCGACGTCGACATAGGTGTCCTTGTCGCCGATCTTCACGCGCACGCCGTTGTCGATGCTCTCGGTCGCATAGGGCTCGTCGTGCCCGTCCATCGTCACGCCCACGACGTCGAAGCGCACATGCACGTTCGCGCCGTGCCGGTCGGTGTAGCGGGTCGGGAAGTCGCGATAGATGCCGTGCTTGATCACGTCGTCCGCGGCATGGACCTGGATGGTCTCGACCACGGTCATCGTGCCGTTGCGCGCCACCGTGATGTCGCTGTCGAAGGCGATGATGCGCTCGGTGTCGTTGCGCGGATCGACCGCGGCCGCCGGCGGTTCCGCGGGCTCCGGACGCTCCGGCACGGTGCCGCGGCGATGCAGGGGTTCGCTGGTTTCGGATTGCTGGGCGGCGGCGGGTAGGACCGCGAGGGCGAACAGCAGCGCGAGCACGCTGCGCAGCATCAGCCGAACGAGACCTTCGGCGCGTTGCGGTCGGCGGGGTTGTCGAGCTGGAAGAACTGCGCCGCGGTGAAGCCGGTCGCATTGGCGACGAGGTTGGAGGGGAATTGCTGCACGCTGACGTTCAGGTTGCGCACCGCGCCGTTGTAATAGCGCCGCGCGAGCTGGATCTGGTCTTCGAGATCGGCAAGCTCGGTCTGGAGCTGCTGGAAATTCGTCGACGCCTTCAGCTCGGGATAGGCCTCGGCCACCGCCATGATCTTGCCGATCGCCGCGGTGATCGCCTGTTCGGACGCCGCGCGCTGCGCCGGGTCCTGGCTGCCGCCTTGGCTGCGCAGCCGCGCCAGTTCGTCGAAAGTGGTGCGTTCATGCGTGGCATAGCCCTTCACCGTCTCGACCAGGTTCGGGATCAGGTCGGCGCGGCGCTTGAGCTGGGCATCGATGCCGCTCCAGCCTTCCGCCACCATGGCGCGGCGCGAGACCAGGCCGTTATAGGTCAGGATCGCCCACAGGACGACGACCACGACGACGGCGATGACGAGGTAAAGGACCATGCGGCGAAGCTAGCCGCTTCGCCGCTCGGCGTCCATGCCGGAACGGGCGTCTCTAGCGGTCGAGGATCAGTGACCGCGCGGCATGCGCGATGGCGATGGCGACGGCGAAGATCACGCCATAGGCCAGAAGCGTCAGCATGTGCAGCTCCTGGAAGGCCTTCCAGTCGGCGGTCGCATAGGCCGAGGCGTTCTGCTTGCCGATGGTGATCGCCACCGCATATTCGACCAGCGCGAAGGCGACGAGGGCCACGACCGTGGCCGAGACCACTGAGCCGAAGCTCTGCATCAAATAACCGGCGCCCAGCGCGATGACCGCCATGATCGCCAGCGTCTTCCAGTCGGAGGACAGGACGACGTCGTGGATGGCGTGCCAGATATCCATGAGAAAAGGCATGAGACCCCCGTGTGACAGACGCTTCGCGCGAACAGCTTCGGGGCCACCCCGGACCCGTGCTGCTTGTTAAGGGATCATACACCAGTTCCGATCTGCCGAGAATTCAGGCAGCGGGAAAATCCATCAATGACGATTGAGGGTTAACGCAGCCCCGCCGCCACCAGAGGCGCCCCGGACCGGCCGTGCAGCTGCAGCGCAAGGGACTCGATGGCGGTCGCCGCGAGCGTCTGCGGGAAGAGCGCGAGCAGCGGGCTTTGCCGCCGGACGGCCTCGGAAACCCGCGCATCGTGGGGGATATGCCCGAGATAGTCCGGCGTGCATTTCAGGAAGGCGCGCGCCGAATTCATCAGCGCCTCGGCGATGCGCCGGCCCTCGGTGGCGTTCAGCGCCATGTTGACGACAAGTTGCGGCACGCGTGTCGTTGTGCGGCGCAGCAAGAGTTTTGCGAACGCGTAGGCGTCGGTCAGCGACGAGGGATCGGGCGTCACCACCAGAAGGACATCGTCGGCATGGGCGGCGAAGGTCATGATCCGCGCGTCGACGCCGGCGCCCAGGTCGATCAGCACGCGGTCGTACTGCCCCGCCTGCGCCACCGCCTCGATCAGTCTCTCGATCGCGTCCTCGCCGGCATCGGCGAGCGCGCCCGAGCCGGACGGCGCCGCGAGAATGTCGAAACTGTTGTGCGGCCCGCAGGCGACGCGCGCCACGGCCTCTTTCAGGGTCTTGCGGCCCGCGAGCAGGGCGCCGAGATCGCCGGTTTCGGAAAGCCCCAGATGCACGCCGGCATTTGACAGGCCGAGATCGGCATCGCACAGAAGAACGCGCTCGCCGCGATGCGCCAGCGCATGCGCGAGACTGACCGCGATCAGGGTCTTGCCGGTGCCGCCCTTGCCCGAGCCGATGGCCGTCAGACGAGTCGTCATTGTGCGCTCCGTTGTTCGTCGAGCAGGTGCCGCGCCAGCGTCAGCGAGGTCGGCAATTCCAATCCGCCCGCGATGAAGGGCGAGCGGGTGACATGGGCGAGGGGAAGGTCCTGCGCCGCCACCGCGATCAGCGCGCCGGCGCGGCGCGCCAGGTCGGCCTGGGTGACGATGAGGCGCTTGGCGCCGAGCGCCGCAAGCGCCTGCGCGATCTCGGCGGCCTCTTCCGCGTCGTTCAGCGCCGAGACGACGCCGATGGCTTCGAGCTTGGGCGTCTGGGCGAGGGCGGCGAAGGCGGTGCGCGCCCGGGCGTCGCGCGGATCGAAGCCGGCGGTATCGACGATGACGAAGGTCTTCTTGGAAATGCATTCGCCGACCAGCGCGTTCAGCTCGGCGGCGCTGTCGGCGGTGGTGACGGCGCAGTCGAGATGGCGCGCGAAGGTCTCCAGCCGCGCCACCGCGCCGGCCCCGGCGGAGTCGGAGGCGACGAGCGTGATGCGGCGGCCTTCGAGCCGCGCATGGGCCGCGATCTTGGCCGCGACGGCGGTCTTGCCGGCGCCATTGGGTCCGACCAGCAGCAGCGCCGTAACGGCGGCCATGTCGATCGGATGGGGCTTGAAGCGCTTGTCGAGAGCGAAGGCCAGCGCCAGCGTCATGTCGGTGAGCTGCGCCTTGGCGGCGGTTTCGGCCAGGCCGTGGGCGAGCGCGTCGGGCAGGCGGTGGCGGGCGAGCGCGGCGAGAAGCTCGGTGCGACCGAACGACAGGCGCGCCTTGGTTTCGCCGGCGCCGCGCAGGCGGCGCAGCAGGCCCTCGCGATAATGCAGGTCGAAATCGGCGACCGGCGATGCGGTCTCGGTCGGCGGCGCCGGTTCGTCGGGGTCGGAGGTATCCAGCGCCGCGCGCACCATAACGCCGCCGCTCTTGGCTTTCTCGGACGCGATGATGACCGCCTCCGGCCCCATATCGGCGCGCACGGTGGCGAGCGCTTCTTTCATGTCCTTGGCGAGGAAGGTACGAAGTTGCATCTACGAGACCTCACCCTGCGCTTTTCCTCCCCCGCTGTTGCGGGGGAGGTGCCGAGCGAAGCGAGGCGGAGGGGGCCCGCCGTGCCCCCTCCGTCGCGCCTTCGCTTCGCTGCGGCGCGCCACCTCCCCCGCAACAGCGGGGGAGGAAAACAAGTCGCGCGAACCGACCAAAATCATCACACCTGCCCCATCGTGCGAAGTTTTACCGAGGCGTGGATCTCGTTCTGCGACATCACCACGGTCTGCGAACGGAAGCGTTCGACGATGGAGCGCACGAAGGGCCGCACCTGCGGGCTGGTCAGCAGCACCGGCACCTCGCCCTTGCTGCTCGCCTCGTCGAAGCGGTCGCGCACCGTCTGGATGAACGCCTGGAGCTGCGACGGCGCCATGGCGAGCTGGCGGTCCTCGCCCTGGCCGACGATCGACTCCGCGAAGGCCTGCTCCCAGGCCGGCGACAGCGCGACCAGCGGCAGGTAGCCGCCCGGCGACAGGTTGGCGTGGCAGAGCTGGCGTGCCAGCCGGGTGCGGACATGCTCGGTGATGTACATCGCGTTCTTGGTGTGGCCGACCGCTTCGGCGATGCCTTCCAGGATCGCCGGCAGGTCGCGGATCGAGACGCGCTCGCCGAGCAGGGTCTGCAGCACGCGCTGCACGCCCGTCACCGCGATCTGCGACGGGATCAGCTCGTCCACCAGCTTCTTGTTCTCCGGCGGCAGGTCGTCGAGCAGCTTCTTGGTCTCGGCATAGGAGAGCAGCTCCGACATATGCGACTTGAGCACCTCGGTCAGATGCGTCGTCAGCACCGTGCCGGGATCGACCACGGTATAGCCCTTGAAGCTCGCCTGTTCGCGCAGCGCCTGGCTCACCCAGGTCGCCGGCAGGCCGAAGGCCGGCTCGGTGGTGTGCGTGCCGGGCAGGTCGACCGGCAGGCCCTTGGGATCCATGACCAAGAGGCTGCCCGGATAAAGATCGCCGCGGCCCGAATCCACTTCCTTGACGCGGATGCGGTACTCATTGGCGCCGAGCTGCATGTTGTCCAGGATGCGCACCGCCGGCATGACGAACCCCATCTCGGTGGCGAGCTGGCGGCGCAGCGCCTTGATCTGGTCGGTGATGCGGTGGCCCTTCACGTCGTTGATCAGCGGCAGGAGGCCATAGCCCAATTCGACGCGCAGGAGGTCGAGCGCCAGCGCGGTGGAGATCGGCTCCTCCTTGGAGGTCTCCGCGGTCTTGCTCTTTTCCTCCTCGGCGCGCTCGACGGCCGCGATCGCGTCCTTCTTCTTATAGGCGACATAGGCGAGGCCGCCGGCGCCGCCCGCCAGTCCCAGGAAGACCAGCGTCGGCATGCCGGGCAACAGGCCGATGATGCCCATCACGGCCGAGGCCATGCCGAGCGCCTGCGGGTAGTAGGAAAGCTGGCCGATCAGCGCCTTGTCGGTGGCGCCCTCGACGCCGGCCTTGGAGACCATCAGGCCCGCCGCGGTGGAGACGATCAGGGCCGGCATCTGGCTGACCAGGCCGTCGCCGACGGTGAGCAGCGTATAGGTCTGCGAGGCGTCCACGAAGCTGACGCCGTGCTGCGCCACGCCGATGATGATGCCGCCGATCACGTTGATCGCCACGATCATCAGGCCGGCGATGGCGTCGCCGCGCACGAATTTGCTGGCGCCGTCCATGGCGCCGAAGAAGTTCGATTCCGCCTCCAGGTCCTTGCGGCGCCGCTTGGCCTCCTTCTCGTCGATCAGGCCGGCGGAGAGGTCGGCGTCGACCGCCATCTGCTTGCCGGGCATCGCGTCCAGGCTGAAGCGCGCCGCGACTTCGGCGATTCGGCCCGAGCCCTTGGTGATGACGATGAAGTTCACGATCACCAGGATGGCGAACACGATCAGGCCGATGACGAAATTGCCGCCCATGATCAGCTTGCCGAACGCCTGGATGACATAACCGGACGCGGCGGTGCCCTCGTTGCCGTGGCCGAGGATCAGCCGCGTCGAGGCGAGGTTGAGCGCCAGCCGCAGCATCGTGGTGATGAGCAGGATGGTGGGGAAGGAGCTGAATTCCAGCGGCTTTCGGATGAACACCGCCGTCATCAGGATCAGGATCGAGAAGCTGAGCGACAGCGCCAGCGAGATGTCGAGCAGCCAGGGCGGCAGCGGCAGCAGCAGCACGACGAGGATCGCCATGATGCCGATGGCGAGCGCCAGGTCGGAGCGCTTGAGGATGTCGACGATCTGGCCGGCGCTGAAGTTGAACGCGCCGGCGGCGGGCGCGGCGGTCGTATTGGCGGCGGAAACGTCAGCCATGGATCACCGCGGTGTTTCCTCCCCCGCGTTTGCGGGGGAGGTGGCACGCCGAAGCGCAGCGTAGGCGTGACGGAGGGGGCCCCTCCGCCTCGCTGCGCTCGGCACCTCCCCCGCAACAGCGGGGGAGGAAAATGTATGCGCGATCGCGTTCATCCCGCCGCCACGCGCTGTTCGCCGTGGTTGGGGATCGCCAGGCCCGATTGCGAATATTCCCGCAGCTTGTTGCGCAGGGTGCGGATCGAGATGCCCAGGATGTTCGCGGCATGCGTGCGATTGCCCAGGCAATGGTCCAGCGTGTCCAGGATCAGGTCGCGCTCGACATCGGCGACGGTGCGCCCGACGAGGCCGCGCGTCACCGCGACCGCGTTGTTCACCGCGGTCTGCACCGGCGCGGGCAGATCGCTCACCGCCCGGTTTCCGACCTGGGTGCCGTCCGGAAGGCGGATCGCCTCGGGCTGGATGTCCGGCCCGCTCGCGAGGAGCACGGCGCGATGGATGGTGTTCTCCAGCTCGCGGACATTGCCGCGCCAGGGATGGCCGGCGAGCAGCCTCTCCGTCACGGGCGCGATGGCGCGATAAGCCACGCCGTTGGCCTGGGCGTATTTGTGCGCGAAATGCCGCGCCAGCGCCTGGATGTCCCGCGGGCGCTCGCGCAACGCGGGCAGCCGAAGGTTCACGACATTGAGGCGATAGAGCAGGTCCTCGCGGAACGTGCCGTGCTTCACCGCTTCGGCGAGGTCGCGGTTGGAGGTCGCGATGATGCGGATGTCGACCTTGACCGGCTTGGTGCCGCCGACGCGGTCGATCTCGCGCTCCTGGATGGCGCGCAAGAGCTTGGCCTGCAGCCGCGCGTCCATCTCGCTGATTTCGTCCAGCAGCAGCGTGCCGCCATTCGCTTCCTCGAACTTGCCGATGCGCCGCGCGATGGCGCCGGTGAAGGCGCCCTTCTCATGGCCGAACAATTCGCTTTCGAGCAGGTTCTCGGGGATCGCGGCGCAGTTGACCGAGATGAACGCCTTGTCCGCACGCTGGGACTTCCTATGGATATAGCGCGCCATCACCTCCTTGCCGGTGCCGCTTTCGCCGGTGATGAGGATCGAAGCCTCGCTCGGCGCCACCTGGTCGGCGAGGGAGATCACCGCTTCCATCGCGGGATCCTCGAAGATCATCTGGTGGCTTTCGTCGGCCACGGCCGCCAGCACGGCGGCGATCAGCTCGGGATCGGGCGGCAGCGGCAGGTATTCCTTGGCGCCGGCGCGGATCGCGTCGACCGCGCTCCTCGCATCCGTGCCGATGCCGCAGGCCACGACCGGCGTGCAGATGCGCTCGGTGGAGAGCCCGCGCACGAGCTGGCCGATGTCGCATTTGACGTCGCAGAGCACGAGGTCGGCGCCCTTGCCGCCGCGCAGGCTCGCCAGCGCCTGTTCGATGTCGATGGCGTGGGTCACCTTGGCGCCGCGGTCCATCGCGATCTTGGTCGCGGTGGTGAGCTGGCCTTGGAGCTGTCCGACGATGAGTAGTCTCATGGCACTCTTCCTTCCGCCGCTTACGACTGACCGGCTTTGATGATTTCCGTCATGGTGACGCCCAGGCGGTCCTCGACGAGGACGACCTCGCCGCGCGCGACCAGCCGGTCGTTGACGTAGATGTCGATCGCCTCGCCGACCTTGCGGTCGAGCTCGACGATGGTGCCCTTGCCGAGCTTGAGGAGCTGGCTGACCTCCATCGCCGACTTGCCGAGCACGGCCGAGACCGTGACGGGCACGTCGAACACCGCTTCCAGGTCCTGGGCGGTGCGCTTGATGTCGGCCTCCTGCGAGGCGTCGTTGGTCAGGAGCGCGTGGCCCGTGCCCGGCGCGTCATGGCCCAGATCGGGCAGATCGACATTGTCGCTGGCTGCCATGGTCTATTCCTCCGACGGATGTGAAAAACGCCGCGCGATCAGTTCGCCGATCGCGCTCTCGATCTGCTGGGCGGACCGTTCGGCCCCGCCGCCGCGCCATTCGATGCGGCAGTCCGCGGCGCCCATGGCCGCCTCGCCGCTGACCACGACGCGGCCCTCGAAGCCTTCCTCATGCGCGATCT from Rhizomicrobium sp. carries:
- a CDS encoding DUF2207 domain-containing protein, producing the protein MLRSVLALLFALAVLPAAAQQSETSEPLHRRGTVPERPEPAEPPAAAVDPRNDTERIIAFDSDITVARNGTMTVVETIQVHAADDVIKHGIYRDFPTRYTDRHGANVHVRFDVVGVTMDGHDEPYATESIDNGVRVKIGDKDTYVDVGDHTYVLTYITARQIGFFVKYDELYWNVTGNGWVLPIDKASATVRLPKGASILQDAVYTGSQGSTDRNATADQLSSDTIRFVTTAPLEAYQGLTIAVGFAKNAVLPPSAEELRRDYIVANAGTFVALLGVLVLAIFYLAAWWHVGRDPRRGTIIPLFAPPAGLSPESVRFIHKMAYDRKAFAAALINMAVKGFLTISEDGGTYTLTRTGKTVGDCGLSPNEIAMADALFDSPTDSIELKQTNHTVIQRAITALKNGLKNECERHYFVTNAGWFAGGLAILGLTGLASALLAEEPGTAIPLMLFVSVWSVAAAFLLHQAWQGWVSVFAGPGSRVANFAGAVVTSIFAIPFAGGLVFAFYMFGLSVSSASLAALVAGGVLAYVFYYLLKAPTAAGAAILDQIDGFKLFLVTAEKDRLEMLHPPNVTPEVFEKFLPYAIALDCENQWSRKFEAEAAAAGMGADNNYGYVPVWYTGSNFGNLGTAGFASSIGSSIGSAAASASTAPGSSSGSGGGGFSGGGGGGGGGGGW
- a CDS encoding LemA family protein — translated: MVLYLVIAVVVVVVLWAILTYNGLVSRRAMVAEGWSGIDAQLKRRADLIPNLVETVKGYATHERTTFDELARLRSQGGSQDPAQRAASEQAITAAIGKIMAVAEAYPELKASTNFQQLQTELADLEDQIQLARRYYNGAVRNLNVSVQQFPSNLVANATGFTAAQFFQLDNPADRNAPKVSFG
- a CDS encoding P-loop NTPase, with protein sequence MTTRLTAIGSGKGGTGKTLIAVSLAHALAHRGERVLLCDADLGLSNAGVHLGLSETGDLGALLAGRKTLKEAVARVACGPHNSFDILAAPSGSGALADAGEDAIERLIEAVAQAGQYDRVLIDLGAGVDARIMTFAAHADDVLLVVTPDPSSLTDAYAFAKLLLRRTTTRVPQLVVNMALNATEGRRIAEALMNSARAFLKCTPDYLGHIPHDARVSEAVRRQSPLLALFPQTLAATAIESLALQLHGRSGAPLVAAGLR
- the flhA gene encoding flagellar biosynthesis protein FlhA, whose product is MADVSAANTTAAPAAGAFNFSAGQIVDILKRSDLALAIGIMAILVVLLLPLPPWLLDISLALSLSFSILILMTAVFIRKPLEFSSFPTILLITTMLRLALNLASTRLILGHGNEGTAASGYVIQAFGKLIMGGNFVIGLIVFAILVIVNFIVITKGSGRIAEVAARFSLDAMPGKQMAVDADLSAGLIDEKEAKRRRKDLEAESNFFGAMDGASKFVRGDAIAGLMIVAINVIGGIIIGVAQHGVSFVDASQTYTLLTVGDGLVSQMPALIVSTAAGLMVSKAGVEGATDKALIGQLSYYPQALGMASAVMGIIGLLPGMPTLVFLGLAGGAGGLAYVAYKKKDAIAAVERAEEEKSKTAETSKEEPISTALALDLLRVELGYGLLPLINDVKGHRITDQIKALRRQLATEMGFVMPAVRILDNMQLGANEYRIRVKEVDSGRGDLYPGSLLVMDPKGLPVDLPGTHTTEPAFGLPATWVSQALREQASFKGYTVVDPGTVLTTHLTEVLKSHMSELLSYAETKKLLDDLPPENKKLVDELIPSQIAVTGVQRVLQTLLGERVSIRDLPAILEGIAEAVGHTKNAMYITEHVRTRLARQLCHANLSPGGYLPLVALSPAWEQAFAESIVGQGEDRQLAMAPSQLQAFIQTVRDRFDEASSKGEVPVLLTSPQVRPFVRSIVERFRSQTVVMSQNEIHASVKLRTMGQV
- a CDS encoding sigma-54 dependent transcriptional regulator, with product MRLLIVGQLQGQLTTATKIAMDRGAKVTHAIDIEQALASLRGGKGADLVLCDVKCDIGQLVRGLSTERICTPVVACGIGTDARSAVDAIRAGAKEYLPLPPDPELIAAVLAAVADESHQMIFEDPAMEAVISLADQVAPSEASILITGESGTGKEVMARYIHRKSQRADKAFISVNCAAIPENLLESELFGHEKGAFTGAIARRIGKFEEANGGTLLLDEISEMDARLQAKLLRAIQEREIDRVGGTKPVKVDIRIIATSNRDLAEAVKHGTFREDLLYRLNVVNLRLPALRERPRDIQALARHFAHKYAQANGVAYRAIAPVTERLLAGHPWRGNVRELENTIHRAVLLASGPDIQPEAIRLPDGTQVGNRAVSDLPAPVQTAVNNAVAVTRGLVGRTVADVERDLILDTLDHCLGNRTHAANILGISIRTLRNKLREYSQSGLAIPNHGEQRVAAG
- the fliN gene encoding flagellar motor switch protein FliN — protein: MAASDNVDLPDLGHDAPGTGHALLTNDASQEADIKRTAQDLEAVFDVPVTVSAVLGKSAMEVSQLLKLGKGTIVELDRKVGEAIDIYVNDRLVARGEVVLVEDRLGVTMTEIIKAGQS